The Henckelia pumila isolate YLH828 chromosome 2, ASM3356847v2, whole genome shotgun sequence genome includes a window with the following:
- the LOC140877362 gene encoding uncharacterized protein, translating to MGGNWVEELLSSLWSYRTTPRIGTGETPFSLVYGNEAVLPTEIGEESARVIFYDDKNGEKRMEDLDFVEEKREADSIRMEAYKNRIARSYNRRVRRKGFQVGDLVLKRVQDVTVGKLDPKWEGPYKMVMRLSSDAYYLEDSKGKMLKRPWSAYNLRKYYS from the exons ATGGGAG GAAATTGGGTGGAGGAGCTCCTTAGTTCTCTATGGTCATACCGTACCACACCCCGAATTGGGACCGGAGAAACTCCTTTTAGTCTGGTGTATGGTAATGAAGCCGTCTTACCAACAGAGATTGGAGAAGAGTCAGCTCGGGTTATTTTTTATGATGACAAAAATGGAGAAAAGAGGATGGAGGACTTAGACTTTGTGGAGGAGAAGAGAGAAGCTGATTCCATCAGAATGGAGGCGTACAAAAACAGGATAGCTCGGTCTTATAATCGTCGAGTGCGCAGGAAAGGATTTCAAGTGGGGGATTTGGTGCTCAAAAGAGTTCAGGACGTGACTGTGGGGAAGCTGGATCCTAAGTGGGAAGGACCATACAAGATGGTGATGAGGCTCAGCTCGGATGCTTactacttggaggattcaaaGGGGAAGATGCTGAAGAGACCTTGGAGTGCTTATAATTTACGCAAATATTATTCTTAA